A window from Pongo abelii isolate AG06213 chromosome 6, NHGRI_mPonAbe1-v2.0_pri, whole genome shotgun sequence encodes these proteins:
- the LOC134761703 gene encoding uncharacterized protein LOC134761703 has translation MANQMDDQQADTRYFHFHSYFKRFVMVFHSLKMKDPPADISPSTTLIILAAAFSSPDFDSIIFYYKRKVKEYFSYSILVLVLEESLKKKYVQDIGAWNRTQASQKHVFLIEESTQEGFTVVLCCLLCTPPPYAHGRAHFPLHQTLGNTPKALAISGLQFLRPGTLCCHLVANLRHSKVAAGILFELGLRRELWFGSNPYRALLPVMLIFKKCFTPYAPLLVFHVGTSFNVPPEATFWVWMYLINVKESVNYLPERRR, from the coding sequence ATGGCTAACCAAATGGACGATCAGCAGGCAGACACgaggtattttcattttcactcttATTTCAAGAGATTTGTGATGGTGTTTCATAGTCTAAAAATGAAGGATCCGCCCGCAGACATTTCTCCTTCCACTACCCTCATCATATTAGCTGCTGCGTTTTCCTCTCCAGATTttgattctattattttttattataaacgAAAGGTCAAGGAATACTTTTCGTATTCCATATTAGTATTGGTTCTGGAagaatctttgaaaaaaaaatacgttCAAGACATTGGGGCTTGGAATAGAACACAAGCATCTCAAAAGCACGTTTTTCTGATTGAGGAAAGCACACAAGAAGGTTTTACAGTGGTGCTCTGCTGTCTTCTCTGTACCCCTCCGCCCTACGCTCATGGGAGAGCTCATTTCCCTCTCCACCAGACACTGGGAAATACTCCCAAGGCTCTGGCGATCTCAGGGCTGCAATTCCTGAGACCGGGGACTCTGTGCTGCCATCTCGTGGCAAATCTCAGACACAGCAAGGTGGCTGCCGGAATCCTGTTTGAACTTGGCTTGCGGCGGGAGCTGTGGTTTGGCTCAAATCCTTATAGAGCTTTGTTGCCAgtcatgttgatttttaaaaaatgttttactccCTATGCCCCCCTTTTAGTTTTTCATGTTGGCACTTCATTTAATGTGCCTCCAGAGGCTACGTTTTGGGTTTGGATGTATTTGATCAATGTTAAAGAATCGGTTAACTATCTTCCTGAAAGAAGGCGGTAA